A region from the Beduinella massiliensis genome encodes:
- a CDS encoding YabP/YqfC family sporulation protein, with protein MKGAKEGIRKTMRSVGLPEEVVLGTPKLTLSGMNHMALENHQGILECGDDTVRVRTSEGILCVKGKGLTLAHLRASVLTVEGDIEQLFYQR; from the coding sequence GTGAAGGGCGCAAAGGAAGGAATCAGAAAGACCATGCGCAGCGTCGGTCTGCCCGAGGAGGTCGTCCTGGGGACGCCGAAGCTGACGCTTTCGGGGATGAACCATATGGCGCTGGAAAACCATCAGGGAATTCTCGAATGCGGAGATGATACCGTGCGCGTGCGTACCAGCGAGGGCATCCTGTGCGTCAAGGGAAAGGGGCTCACGCTGGCACATCTGCGCGCGAGCGTCCTGACCGTCGAAGGCGACATCGAGCAGCTCTTTTACCAAAGGTAG
- a CDS encoding PhoH family protein — protein sequence MTDKNLTLSVQGSENCMALLGTNDSNVRVLGQQTNTSVILRGTDLMISGEEKDVDCAEAVVRQMLTLMRRGETVDTSTIRYAVSLYRAGELDRMDELMSDIVAVNFRGRPVKCKTLGQREYVGAIKKNALTFGVGPAGTGKTYLAMAAAVVALKNKEVERIVLTRPAVEAGEKLGFLPGDLTQKVDPYLRPLYDALFDLMGPESYQRLSDRGVIEVAPLAYMRGRTLSDSFIILDEAQNTTSEQMKMFLTRMGFRSRMVITGDLTQVDLPRGRVSGLSEALAVLEGVPDIAMVRLTHRDVVRHELVQSIVLAYERYAQREKEGMHDTEGKEAQEGASGVRP from the coding sequence TTGACCGATAAGAACCTGACGCTGTCCGTGCAGGGATCGGAGAACTGCATGGCGCTGCTGGGCACGAACGACAGCAATGTGCGCGTGCTGGGGCAGCAGACGAACACGTCCGTCATCCTCCGGGGGACGGATCTGATGATCTCCGGCGAAGAGAAGGATGTGGACTGCGCGGAGGCTGTCGTCCGTCAGATGCTGACGCTGATGCGCCGCGGCGAGACGGTGGATACGTCCACCATTCGCTATGCGGTGTCGCTATACCGCGCGGGCGAGCTGGACCGCATGGACGAACTGATGAGCGACATCGTCGCGGTGAACTTCCGGGGCCGCCCGGTGAAGTGCAAGACGCTGGGGCAGCGCGAATACGTGGGGGCGATCAAGAAGAACGCGCTCACGTTCGGCGTGGGCCCGGCGGGAACGGGCAAGACATACCTCGCGATGGCCGCGGCGGTCGTCGCCCTCAAGAACAAGGAAGTGGAGCGCATCGTGCTCACGCGCCCGGCGGTGGAGGCGGGGGAAAAGCTGGGTTTTCTGCCCGGCGACCTGACGCAGAAGGTGGACCCGTACCTGCGCCCGCTGTACGACGCGCTGTTCGACCTGATGGGACCGGAAAGCTACCAGCGCCTTTCGGATCGCGGCGTGATCGAGGTTGCGCCGCTGGCCTACATGCGCGGGCGCACCCTTTCCGATTCGTTCATCATTTTGGACGAGGCGCAGAATACGACGTCCGAGCAAATGAAGATGTTTTTGACGCGCATGGGCTTTCGCTCGCGGATGGTCATCACCGGCGATCTGACGCAGGTGGACCTGCCGCGCGGCCGGGTTTCTGGCCTCAGCGAAGCGCTTGCGGTGCTTGAAGGCGTACCGGACATCGCGATGGTGCGCCTCACGCACCGCGACGTCGTGCGCCACGAGCTGGTGCAGTCCATCGTGCTCGCTTACGAGCGCTATGCCCAGCGCGAAAAGGAGGGTATGCATGACACAGAAGGAAAAGAAGCCCAGGAAGGGGCTTCGGGAGTTCGTCCGTAA
- a CDS encoding sporulation protein YqfD, producing MKDGIGFLRVRVQGLSLEKMLARALDQEIELKDVSRESPKVMTLTVAARDYDRLQELCSHVGWKTEVIHVSAGGRAYRMLRRRAMLTVAAAVFLLGVWAVNLCIWRVDVRADAVIATEVYELLSARDVGVGSFKARLDPQALRAQLARELNDASWVDVRIQGVSLVVECVSARIAVPEEYGGGVRDIIASRDGVITQLLVSAGTARARIGDAVRRGQVIVAGEERTAGGETKPVAAHAQVLARVWYEGRAAIPAYEVTSTPTGREAVVNTLTTPVGSLSWPEAPDYAAFDRGVVLQPVVGAFLPVTLRREQYIEVSLSKTPREEAQAQAEAAAAAEQIAMENVPFDAQIVDKWVDYSMIEDEMLCATVVIEAVESIGMASEEAAQSPSENGGSLD from the coding sequence GTGAAAGATGGAATCGGCTTTCTGCGCGTTCGCGTGCAGGGGCTATCGCTTGAAAAGATGCTTGCGCGCGCGCTCGATCAGGAAATCGAGCTGAAGGACGTCTCGCGTGAATCGCCCAAGGTGATGACGCTGACCGTCGCGGCGCGCGATTATGATAGATTGCAGGAGCTTTGCAGCCACGTCGGCTGGAAGACCGAGGTGATCCATGTCAGCGCGGGCGGGCGCGCCTATCGCATGCTCAGGCGGCGCGCGATGTTGACGGTCGCCGCGGCCGTGTTCTTGCTGGGCGTATGGGCCGTAAACCTTTGTATCTGGCGCGTGGACGTACGCGCGGACGCCGTGATTGCGACGGAGGTATACGAACTGCTTTCGGCGCGCGACGTAGGGGTGGGCAGCTTCAAGGCGCGCCTGGATCCGCAGGCGCTTCGCGCGCAGCTTGCGCGCGAACTGAACGACGCTTCTTGGGTGGACGTGCGCATCCAGGGTGTTTCGCTGGTCGTGGAATGCGTGTCGGCGCGCATCGCGGTGCCGGAGGAATACGGCGGGGGTGTGCGCGACATCATCGCCTCGCGCGACGGGGTCATCACGCAGCTGCTCGTCTCGGCAGGTACCGCGAGAGCGCGCATCGGGGATGCGGTACGGCGCGGCCAGGTGATCGTCGCGGGCGAGGAGCGCACCGCGGGCGGCGAGACGAAGCCGGTCGCCGCGCATGCGCAGGTTTTGGCGAGGGTTTGGTACGAAGGCCGGGCGGCCATCCCCGCTTACGAGGTGACGAGCACGCCTACGGGGCGGGAAGCCGTCGTCAATACCCTGACGACGCCTGTGGGAAGCCTTTCGTGGCCCGAGGCGCCGGATTATGCCGCCTTCGACCGCGGCGTCGTGCTCCAGCCGGTCGTCGGTGCGTTTTTGCCCGTTACGCTCAGGCGCGAGCAATACATCGAGGTAAGCCTTTCAAAGACGCCGCGCGAGGAGGCGCAGGCACAGGCGGAGGCAGCCGCGGCGGCGGAGCAAATTGCGATGGAAAACGTGCCATTTGACGCGCAGATTGTTGACAAATGGGTAGATTATAGTATGATAGAAGACGAGATGCTGTGTGCTACGGTGGTTATCGAAGCGGTCGAATCCATCGGCATGGCGTCTGAGGAGGCGGCACAATCGCCTTCGGAGAATGGAGGATCCCTTGATTGA
- a CDS encoding GNAT family N-acetyltransferase has translation MAVTLRTLRMEELDAWYALCGQLFEVGPLYFRRHFETDPWADVGGIFVAEDAGRLVSSVRVFTRYLMLEGCPQLTGGIGEVCTLPEYRGQGISGRLLTMAEAYMSERGMHLRALYGVLTSHYGRHGFAPVQTFYRRVPLESLPELSGAQRVRAFEGADLPAAQGLYDLYMGQFPLSFWRGESAYWERWVLSEWKETLVLEENGRVAAYADVHVEDGVLKVQDAACVPGEEASLYALLGEAARRLSASQVEGPEPVLSGACGERVKEHTGHLMLAVSGTVCGLTDVRGVEGLAAERIVQWQVDGF, from the coding sequence ATGGCAGTGACGCTTCGCACGCTGCGGATGGAGGAACTGGATGCCTGGTATGCGCTTTGCGGCCAGCTCTTTGAGGTGGGCCCGCTGTACTTTCGACGGCACTTTGAAACAGATCCCTGGGCGGACGTCGGGGGAATCTTCGTGGCGGAGGACGCGGGCAGGCTCGTTTCGAGCGTGCGCGTCTTTACGCGTTATCTGATGCTGGAGGGGTGTCCCCAGCTCACGGGCGGCATCGGCGAGGTCTGCACGCTGCCCGAATATCGCGGGCAGGGCATCTCGGGACGGTTGCTCACCATGGCGGAGGCGTACATGAGCGAACGCGGCATGCACCTGCGCGCCCTTTACGGCGTGCTCACCAGCCATTACGGCAGGCACGGCTTTGCGCCGGTTCAGACATTTTACCGCCGCGTGCCGCTGGAAAGCCTGCCGGAGCTATCGGGTGCGCAGCGAGTGCGCGCCTTTGAGGGAGCGGATCTGCCCGCGGCGCAGGGGCTTTACGACCTGTACATGGGTCAGTTCCCGCTCTCGTTCTGGCGCGGGGAAAGCGCCTACTGGGAGCGGTGGGTGCTTTCCGAGTGGAAGGAAACGCTGGTGTTAGAGGAGAACGGTCGGGTTGCCGCCTATGCGGACGTGCATGTGGAAGACGGCGTCCTCAAGGTTCAGGACGCGGCCTGTGTGCCGGGCGAGGAGGCTTCGCTTTACGCGCTGCTGGGCGAGGCCGCCCGGCGCCTTAGCGCTTCACAGGTCGAGGGGCCGGAGCCGGTGCTTTCGGGCGCTTGCGGCGAGCGGGTGAAGGAGCACACCGGGCATCTGATGCTGGCAGTATCCGGAACCGTCTGCGGCCTTACGGACGTGCGGGGCGTCGAAGGGCTCGCCGCTGAACGAATCGTGCAGTGGCAGGTGGATGGATTTTAA
- a CDS encoding undecaprenyl-diphosphate phosphatase — translation MEILKAIFLGLVEGITEWLPISSTGHMLLVDEFVKLNASDAFKEMFFVVIQLGAILAVVLLFFNKLWPFTTRAKGLVKRDVMNLWGKVLVASVPAAVIGIPFDDAIDALFYNSPFVIAAALIGYGILFIVLENRNGHGKHRRRLEDLEDLSYKQAILIGAFQVLALVPGTSRSGSTILGAMILGLARPAAAEFSFYMSIPAMFGASLIKMLKFGLAFTAAEAQILLAGTLMAFIVSVFAIKFLMSFVKKHDFKVFGWYRIVLGVLVILYFTLVR, via the coding sequence ATGGAAATTTTAAAGGCGATTTTCCTGGGGCTGGTGGAGGGTATCACCGAGTGGCTGCCCATTTCGAGCACCGGCCACATGCTTCTCGTGGATGAGTTCGTGAAGCTCAACGCGAGCGACGCGTTCAAGGAGATGTTCTTTGTCGTCATCCAGCTTGGCGCGATCCTGGCCGTGGTGCTGCTCTTTTTTAACAAGCTCTGGCCCTTTACGACGCGGGCCAAGGGGCTGGTGAAGCGGGACGTCATGAACCTGTGGGGCAAGGTGCTGGTGGCGAGTGTGCCCGCGGCGGTCATCGGCATCCCCTTCGACGACGCGATCGACGCGCTGTTTTACAACAGTCCGTTCGTCATCGCTGCGGCGCTGATCGGCTACGGTATCCTCTTCATCGTGCTGGAAAACAGAAATGGGCACGGAAAACATCGCCGCAGACTGGAAGACCTGGAGGATCTTTCCTATAAACAGGCGATCCTGATCGGCGCCTTTCAGGTGCTGGCGCTGGTGCCCGGCACCTCGCGTTCGGGCTCGACAATTTTGGGCGCGATGATCCTGGGGCTTGCACGACCGGCGGCGGCGGAGTTCAGCTTTTACATGTCCATTCCCGCGATGTTTGGCGCGAGCCTCATTAAGATGCTCAAGTTCGGCCTGGCCTTCACCGCGGCGGAGGCGCAGATATTGCTCGCGGGCACGCTGATGGCCTTTATCGTCTCGGTATTTGCGATCAAGTTCCTGATGTCCTTCGTCAAGAAGCACGATTTCAAGGTGTTTGGATGGTATCGAATCGTGCTGGGCGTACTGGTGATCCTGTACTTCACGCTGGTTCGATAA